The DNA segment ATCGAGGAGATCTATTCTAACAAAAAATGCCCCAAGTGCTGAAACTTGGGGCATTTTGTTTATAAAATCAGATATTAAAATTATGCTTTGTTTTCTTTTTTAGAAGAGCAGCATTCTTTTTTTCCATCGTCTGAACATCCTTTTTTAGATTTAGTTTTTTTAGCTTTTGCTTTTTCTTGAGGAAAAAATGCTGCTTTATCACCCGAAGACTTTACGTTTTCTACTTTGTAAGTTTTTCCATCTGCAGATTTCTCAACAACTTGAATCAATTTTTCTGGAGATTGTTTTCCGTTGTCATACTCTACTGTTGCTGTTTTTGTGTCAAAGTCAACGGTGGCTTTTTGCACTCCGTCTAGCTTGCTAAGGTTTTCTTCAATAGTTTTTGCACAACCCATTGCGCAAGTCATGCCCGAGATGTCAAAGTTTGCTGTTTCGATTTTTCCGCTTGCTACTAAAGGCGTTTCTGTTGTTGCTTCTGTATCTGTAATTATTCCAGCTTCATTAGATGTAGCTGCGTCTTTACAGCCTACAAAAAGGAGTCCTGCTACTGCTAATGAAAATAAAGTTTTTGTAATTGTCATTTTGATAAATTATTAATTATGGATAAAATTGTCTTAAGTTGAAATGTCAAACAAAAATACTAAATAAAGTATCGATGTCTCATAAAATTATTACAATTTTGCGCTCTCTAAAAAGCCGTTAAAAATGGAACAGAAACACGCCAAGTGGATTCAACTTGTAATTCTCTCATTAATATGGGGAAGTTCGTTTATCCTGATGAAAAAAGGATTGTTAGGATTGAATCCGTTGCAGTTAGGATCACTGCGAATTATATTTGCAGGCCTGTTTTTACTGGCCATTGGATATAAAAATTTACCAAAGATTCCACAAGGAAAATGGAAATTTCTTGCCTTAACAGCTTTCTGCGGAACATTTATGCCAGTTTATTTATTTGCATTAGCTCAAACCGAAATTGATAGCTCGGTAAGTGCGGTTCTTAACGCAACAACGCCCTTGGCAACCTTGATACTGGGTGCTGCGGCATTTGGACTTTCTTTTACTAGAGCGCAAATAATAGGAGTAGTAATTGGACTTGGTGGAACACTATTATTGATTTTGAATGGTGCAATGAATCATCCCGAGCAAAATTATTACTATGCATTGCTAGTAGTTGTAGCCTCTATCGGGTATGCTTTAAATGTCAATTTTATTAAAAAGTATTTGTCAGATATGCATCCGCTAACCATCTGCACCGGAAATTTTTTGACCTTGCTACTGCCTGCAACAATAGTATTATCTCTTTCAGGTTTCTTTCAAGTTGCCAATCAAGAAGTTGTACAGACATCTGTTATGTATATTGTGATTTTAGGAATAATAGGTACAGGAATGGCAAATTTGATATTTTTCAAATTAATTCAGACCACCTCTCCGGTATTTGCAACTTCAGTGACTTATCTTATTCCAGTGGTGGCATTTTTCTGGGGAATGCTTGATGGTGAACTCTTTACGCCAACTCAGTTTGTAGGAGCTTTTATTATTCTTATTGGAGTTTATCTAGCGGGAAAGAAATAATTATCAATAAAAAATAAAGCCCCGTCATTGCAATAATGACGGGGCTTTTTATTTAGGTAAGAACAGTTTTCTTATTTGAAATCCGCATCTGTAACACCTTCGTTAATTTTAACGTCAGTAACATTTAGTTCGATATCAATACCAACATTCATAGACATTTTGTAAGGAATTTTGATGTCTTTAACCTTTCTATAATCATCATAGGAAGTTGTCTGAGTCATCTTTTGAGTTCCTTGCTCGATAGTTTGAGATTCTGCAACTTTAAGTCCAGTTGTTACATCATAATAGCGAGTAGTTTTACCGTCAACAAGAACGTAAACATCTTTTCCGTCCATCATCTCGATGCCTGTTAATTTGGCCGAATTGATAGCAGGAGCAAGTTCTTGAAAGATAGTAGTGCCAGCTTTTTTCTCCGCAAATTCTTCGGCACTAAGATCTCTGCGCTGTCCTTGCTGTTCTGAGTAAGCACCCTTCTCGTTCACAACTTGTTTCATCATCGTCATTCCCATCGCTTTCATTTCTACCATTTGCTTGTTGGTAGCTGTAGTTTTGGTGATCAATTCAAGTGGCGTTCCTTGCACAGTTCCTGAAGCCACTATCGTTAGAGATTTTACAGCTTTCAGTGCTTTTTCTCCTCCAATTGCTTTGATATAATTGTCTACCACAGTCTTTGCAGTTACGCCAGTAGGAACTTCCTTTTTGCTAACTGGCTTGTCAATTGGATTACCGTATTTGTCAAAGTAGAACATTGGAATCTTTAATTTTTCTAAACCAGGTCCAATTTCAGAAGCTTTACCAACTACTACAATTCTTGTGTTATCAGTTAAGAAATATTTGTTTGCAACTCTCATTACATCTTCTGCGGTTACGGCATTGATGTTTTTAATGTAGTTTTCGTAAAAATCTGCAGGAAGATTTTCTGTTTCGATATTCAATGCATAGCGCGCAACAGTTTGTGGCTTTTCGATTTGCATTACAAAACGTCCGATATATCCAGCTTTCACACTTTTTAATGTTTCCGGATCTACCTTATCTGTACGAATTCTTTTTAATTCTTTTACAAATTCAACCACTGCACTATCTGTTACGGCGTTTCGAACTTGAGATGAAGATCTAAATTTGCCCACATAGCGGCTTCCG comes from the Flavobacterium ardleyense genome and includes:
- a CDS encoding heavy-metal-associated domain-containing protein → MTITKTLFSLAVAGLLFVGCKDAATSNEAGIITDTEATTETPLVASGKIETANFDISGMTCAMGCAKTIEENLSKLDGVQKATVDFDTKTATVEYDNGKQSPEKLIQVVEKSADGKTYKVENVKSSGDKAAFFPQEKAKAKKTKSKKGCSDDGKKECCSSKKENKA
- a CDS encoding M16 family metallopeptidase, with product MKKIIIVFSSLFLTLIMQAQDRPMPTPGPSPTINIKKPQTFSLPNGLKVMVVENHKLPRVVYNLTIDTAPYAEGSKKGVSELTGSIMGSGSKSITKDAFNEEVDFLGADINFSINGASASGLSRYSKRILELMAEGALYTEFTQEELDKSKAKFIEGLKSQEKSVPAVSSRVTDVLAFGKNHPYGEYVSEETLSNVSLADVKKFYSEYFVPGNAYLIVVGDVKFKDTKKMVEKLFGSWRKAEAPNQSYADPLNVQYTQINLVDMPNAVQSEIGLVNTVKLEMNSKDYFPVLVANQVLGGDFNSYLNMNLREAHGWTYGARSAIGGSRYVGKFRSSSQVRNAVTDSAVVEFVKELKRIRTDKVDPETLKSVKAGYIGRFVMQIEKPQTVARYALNIETENLPADFYENYIKNINAVTAEDVMRVANKYFLTDNTRIVVVGKASEIGPGLEKLKIPMFYFDKYGNPIDKPVSKKEVPTGVTAKTVVDNYIKAIGGEKALKAVKSLTIVASGTVQGTPLELITKTTATNKQMVEMKAMGMTMMKQVVNEKGAYSEQQGQRRDLSAEEFAEKKAGTTIFQELAPAINSAKLTGIEMMDGKDVYVLVDGKTTRYYDVTTGLKVAESQTIEQGTQKMTQTTSYDDYRKVKDIKIPYKMSMNVGIDIELNVTDVKINEGVTDADFK
- a CDS encoding DMT family transporter, encoding MEQKHAKWIQLVILSLIWGSSFILMKKGLLGLNPLQLGSLRIIFAGLFLLAIGYKNLPKIPQGKWKFLALTAFCGTFMPVYLFALAQTEIDSSVSAVLNATTPLATLILGAAAFGLSFTRAQIIGVVIGLGGTLLLILNGAMNHPEQNYYYALLVVVASIGYALNVNFIKKYLSDMHPLTICTGNFLTLLLPATIVLSLSGFFQVANQEVVQTSVMYIVILGIIGTGMANLIFFKLIQTTSPVFATSVTYLIPVVAFFWGMLDGELFTPTQFVGAFIILIGVYLAGKK